A single Tenacibaculum sp. 190524A02b DNA region contains:
- a CDS encoding acyltransferase, with product MKIFNLLARLYRRFFWSQEKIARFNGVRIGEGCDIQNVNFGSEPYLIEIGDHVQITNGTKIYTHGGGWVFRKKYPNLDYFGKVIIKNNVYIGNNSLIMPGVTIGNNVIIGAGSIVTKSIPDNKIVVGNPARIIGETKDYLEKIREYNVKSKRMTYEEKKKYLMSLPENRFIRK from the coding sequence ATGAAGATATTTAATTTACTTGCTAGACTTTATAGACGTTTTTTTTGGAGTCAAGAAAAAATCGCCAGATTTAACGGTGTTAGAATAGGAGAAGGGTGTGATATTCAAAATGTAAACTTTGGTTCAGAGCCATATTTAATAGAAATAGGAGATCATGTTCAAATTACTAATGGAACAAAAATTTATACTCATGGTGGTGGATGGGTTTTTCGAAAAAAATATCCAAATTTAGATTATTTTGGAAAAGTTATCATTAAAAATAACGTTTATATAGGTAATAATTCTTTAATAATGCCTGGAGTAACAATTGGTAATAATGTAATTATTGGAGCAGGAAGTATTGTGACAAAATCCATTCCAGATAACAAGATAGTTGTAGGAAACCCTGCACGTATTATAGGTGAAACTAAAGATTACCTTGAAAAGATAAGAGAGTACAATGTAAAGTCGAAAAGAATGACATACGAAGAGAAAAAAAAATATTTAATGAGCTTACCTGAAAACAGATTTATTCGTAAATAA